GCCCAGTGGCTGTCCGTCGCCTACGACTATATCGGCGCCAAAGTCGCCCGGTGGGCGAATCGCGCTCAGGGATATGGGGTTGACGCAGGCTATAAAAGCCGTTCTGGTATTGTTGACGAGGTCGCCAATTTCGTACAGGTGTTCGAGTACGCCCAAAAAATTCGGATTTTGCACGACTACGGCGGCGGTGTTGTCGTTCAATTCGCGCTTCAAAGCGGGGATATCCAGTGCGCCGGAGTCAGACCAGGGAATATCCACGAGTTCGAGATCTATACCCCGCACATAGGTCGCTACCACCTGGCGGTAAAACGGGTGCAGGCTACGCGGCAATAAGACGCGCGTGCGGTTGTTTAGCCGGACAGACATAAGTACGGCTTCGGCCAGTGCAGAAGCGCCGTCGTACATGGACGCATTGGCGACTTCCATGTTGGTCAGTTCACAAATCATGGATTGAAATTCAAAAATAGCCCGAAGGGTTCCCTGGCTCACCTCGGGCTGATAGGGCGTGTAGGCTGTAAAAAATTCGCCTCGCGAAATGATGGCATCGACCACGCTGGGCGAAAAGTGATCGTAAGCACCTCCGCCCAGGAATGATAGGGGTGTCTCGCTTCCGCGGTCGGTTAGCGATTGCACAAAAGCCATCGCTTCCATTTCACTGATTCCAGAGGGCAAATTGAGCGCGTTCAGACGCAGCGATTCGGGAACGGGTGCAAATAGATCATCAGCGGATGCTACTCCGATCACATTGAGCATGTGCTGAATATCGCGTTCTGTATGTGGCGTGTAATTCATTGTTCCTCACATTGCAATTTGTTCCAGATAGCCCGCGCGCGTTGGCGACACACGGCGGGTGTTTTGTCATTGACTACGACAAAATCCGCGACCGCGACTTTGTCTTCTTCGGGTAATTGTGCGGATAGTCGCGCCATAACTTCGGCTCTGGAGATGCCCAATCGCGCCATTGTCCGCTGAATCCGCAAGGTTTCGGGGGCTGTTACGACGACGAGTACATCGACGATTTTTTTGGGATCGCCGCGCTCGACCAGCAGGGCCGCATCCACAACTACGGGGCGTGTGGGTTCTCGATCCAGAGCCGCATGAATTTTGTCCAGCAATAACTGCCGAAGCGGTTGCCATACGATGGCGTTGAGTTTTTCGCGATTTTTGTCAGACGCAAAGGCTCGCTTGCCCAATTCCCGGCGTGCGATTTGTCCGTCGGCATCCAGGATCTTCCGGCCGAACACATCGGTCAGGTTGCGAATTACAATCGGGTCGCGGAGTACTTCGTGACCTGTTGAATCGGCGTCGATTACGTGCGCGCCGGCTTTTTCAAATACGGCGCATACGGTGCTTTTTCCCGCGCCGATGCCTCCTGTTACGCCTATGATCACTGCTCGTCCTCTCGGCGATATACGCGCAATTGCAGGGTCAATTCTTCGGCTGCGTCTTCGGCTTCCCACCGCCGCAAGGTCGCGCGATTCCGCAGTCTCACGCATATATAGGCGAGTAGCAAGAGCAAGGTGAGATACAGCCAGATCAAATCGGGCGAAAAGAGTAGTGTCATCAGACTGAATCGCGCCTGTACATCATCGCGCCATCGCCGTTCAAATTCGCGGGGCGTTTCGCCAGTTACGCGAAATAATGCGACTTCAAAGGGCGCGTCTGCTTCCAGTTCGGAGAGCATGACGACCACGGCATTGGGACCGCCCAAACGGATCAAAAACGAGACTGCCAGCAAACTTTCCGTGTAAGCCAGATCGGCTTTTGCCGAGGGGAAAGAAAGGACTTCATCAATTTCGGAGAGCGGGATTAAGTTTTCCGAAAAGACCGCGTAAAACACAGCCGCGCTTTGTCGCAAGCGCCACTCGTGCGACGCCCACATCGCCACGCCTTCGTGAAACCAGACGGGCACGCGTGATGGCGCGATGGCGTGCAAAAATATATGGGCAAATTCGTGCCGCGCAACCTGTAGTAAGTTGTCGGCGCTGGCTTGTAGAACAATGGTGCGCGATTCGAGGAATGCAACCCCCGCGCTCCAGTGCGGCAATCGCCCGTGTGTCAATTCTCGAAAAACAGCTTCGTTCGGCGCGAGATAAACCGCTATGGGAATTTCGGGGGCGCCGCCCAGTTTGCGCCGGATTTCATTGCGCCCAATAAGGAGCGCGTTCAACAATTCCCCTGCCCGAACCGCATCGTTATGCGCGAGGTATAAGGCGAGGCCATCGCGTTCAAATTTGTGCCATTCTGTCGCGTTTGCTGCGGAAAAAGAAAAGAGGAGGAGAAAG
This genomic interval from Gemmatimonadota bacterium contains the following:
- the coaE gene encoding dephospho-CoA kinase (Dephospho-CoA kinase (CoaE) performs the final step in coenzyme A biosynthesis.) yields the protein MIIGVTGGIGAGKSTVCAVFEKAGAHVIDADSTGHEVLRDPIVIRNLTDVFGRKILDADGQIARRELGKRAFASDKNREKLNAIVWQPLRQLLLDKIHAALDREPTRPVVVDAALLVERGDPKKIVDVLVVVTAPETLRIQRTMARLGISRAEVMARLSAQLPEEDKVAVADFVVVNDKTPAVCRQRARAIWNKLQCEEQ
- a CDS encoding peptidase MA family metallohydrolase, with product MSARSTQISYLCFLLLFSFSAANATEWHKFERDGLALYLAHNDAVRAGELLNALLIGRNEIRRKLGGAPEIPIAVYLAPNEAVFRELTHGRLPHWSAGVAFLESRTIVLQASADNLLQVARHEFAHIFLHAIAPSRVPVWFHEGVAMWASHEWRLRQSAAVFYAVFSENLIPLSEIDEVLSFPSAKADLAYTESLLAVSFLIRLGGPNAVVVMLSELEADAPFEVALFRVTGETPREFERRWRDDVQARFSLMTLLFSPDLIWLYLTLLLLLAYICVRLRNRATLRRWEAEDAAEELTLQLRVYRREDEQ
- the gcvPA gene encoding aminomethyl-transferring glycine dehydrogenase subunit GcvPA, translated to MNYTPHTERDIQHMLNVIGVASADDLFAPVPESLRLNALNLPSGISEMEAMAFVQSLTDRGSETPLSFLGGGAYDHFSPSVVDAIISRGEFFTAYTPYQPEVSQGTLRAIFEFQSMICELTNMEVANASMYDGASALAEAVLMSVRLNNRTRVLLPRSLHPFYRQVVATYVRGIDLELVDIPWSDSGALDIPALKRELNDNTAAVVVQNPNFLGVLEHLYEIGDLVNNTRTAFIACVNPISLSAIRPPGDFGADIVVGDGQPLGLPLSYGGPYVGFFASRDSHVRKMPGRICGETIDVDGKRGFVLTLQTREQHIRRERATSNICTNQTLCATAATVYLSSVGPQGFREVGELNWHQSHRALQTLTALDSVRQKFSGPIFNEFVLETDRKASDVLAALRHQGIEAGIDLGRFYPELENCILTCVTEKRTDADIDRLINAWRTL